In Acipenser ruthenus chromosome 58, fAciRut3.2 maternal haplotype, whole genome shotgun sequence, a genomic segment contains:
- the LOC131724936 gene encoding zinc-binding protein A33-like — protein sequence MAANTSPLEADLSCAVCCDIFKDPVTLHCNHSFCKVCLDHCWKEKGALECPVCRRRSSMEDVKPNFALRNIVESFLKERSQNPPAPTGICSLHDEKLKLFCVDDKEAVCLVCQTSKKHAKHTFIPVQEAAQDYKGELKTALKPLQDKLGSFNKVKNECDKTAEHIKKQAQQTERQIKEEFEKLHQFLRDEEKARIAALRREEEQKGRIMKEKIEKLTREISSLSDTIRVIEEEMEAEDIIFMQKYKDTQRRAECTLQDPQCVSGALIDVAEHLGSLKYKVWEKMLGIVQYTPMTLDPNTAHPELILSEDLTSVRRGRERQQLPDNPERFDTRTCVLGSEGFISGKHCWDVELGSNTYCYLGVTKESSKRKGKFNWKPEAGYWIISQLYGDQYRACTSPETRLTVEKKPQKIRVQLDCDGGEVAFFDSSDMRKPLYTFKHRFTERMFPYFWTLCSAALRVCPVKTVIKVD from the exons ATGGCAGCAAACACTTCTCCTCTGGAAGCAGATCtttcctgtgctgtgtgctgtgataTTTTCAAGGATCCTGTAACTCTTCATTGTAACCACAGCTTCTGTAAAGTATGTCTGGATCACTGCTGGAAAGAGAAGGGAGCTCTGGAGTGTCCCGTGTGCAGGAGGAGGAGTTCAATGGAGGATGTTAAACCTAATTTCGCTCTCAGGAATATTGTGGAGTCCTTCTTAAAGGAACGCAGTCAGAATCCTCCAGCACCTACTGGAATATGCAGTCTGCATGATGAAAAACTGAAGCTGTTTTGTGTGGATGATAAAGAGGCTGTCTGTCTTGTGTGTCAAACTTCAAAGAAACATGCAAAACACACGTTCATTCCTGTTCAGGAGGCTGCACAGGATTATAAG GGAGAACTCAAGACTGCGCTGAAGCCCTTGCAGGACAAGCTGGGATcctttaataaagttaaaaacgAATGTGATAAAACAGCAGAGCACATCAAG AAACAAGCCCAGCAAACAGAGAGGCAGATAAAGGAGGAGTTTGAGAAACTTCACCAGTTTCTACGAGATGAAGAAAAGGCCAGGATAGCTGCACTGAGGAGGGAAGAGGAACAAAAGGGAAGAATCATGAAAGAGAAGATTGAAAAACTTACAAGAGAAATCTCATCCCTTTCAGACACAATCAGAGTGATAGAAGAGGAGATGGAAGCTGAAGACATCATCTTCATGCAG aagtacaaagacacacagagaag AGCCGAGTGCACACTGCAGGATCCACAGTGTGTTTCAGGAGCGCTGATAGATGTAGCCGAGCACCTGGGCTCTCTGAAGTACAAAGTGTGGGAGAAGATGCTGGGGATTGTTCAATACA CTCCAATGACTCTGGATCCCAACACAGCACACCCTGAACTGATACTGTCTGAGGATCTAACAAGTGTGAGACGCGGCAGGGAGAGACAGCAGCTTCCTGACAACCCAGAGCGGTTTGATACCCGGACGTGTGTGCTGGGCTCTGAGGGGTTCATTTCAGGGAAACACTGCTGGGATGTGGAACTGGGGAGCAATACCTACTGTTATCTGGGTGTGACTAAAGAGTCCAGCAAGAGGAAAGGGAAATTCAACTGGAAACCAGAAGCAGGATACTGGATTATATCCCAGTTATATGGGGATCAGTACAGGGCATGTACCTCACCAGAGACACGACTCACTGTGGAGAAGAAACCCCAGAAGATCAGAGTTCAGCTGGACTGTGACGGGGGGGAGGTGGCATTCTTTGACTCCAGTGATATGAGAAAACCTctctacacttttaaacacagatttactgagagaatgtttccatatttctggacTCTGTGTTCTGCCGCTCTCAGAGTGTGCCCTGTGAAGACAGTTATAAAAGTGGACTAG
- the LOC117967288 gene encoding zinc-binding protein A33-like codes for MAANTSPLESDLSCAVCCEIFKDPVTLHCNHSFCKACLDQCWKEKRARECPVCRRRSSMEEPPLNFALRNIVESFLNERSQKPPAPTGILCSLHDEKLKLFCVDDKEAVCLVCQTSKKHENHKFRPAQEAAQDYKEELKTALKPLQDKLKTFNKVKNECDKTAEHIKKQAQHTERQIKEEFEKLHQFLRDEEKARIAALRREEEQKGRIMKEKIEKLTREISSLSDTIRVIEEEMEAEDIFFLQKYKDTQRRAECTLQDPQCVSGALIDVAEHLGSLKYKVWEKMLGIVQYTPVTLDPNTAHPELILSKDLTSVRRSDEWQELPDNPERFDIYACVLGSEGFTSGKHCWDVELGSNTDWALGVTKVSSKRKGKFSTNPGEGYWIISVEDGDQYCAWTSPLTRLIVEKKPQKIRVQLDCDGGEVAFFDSSDMRKPLYTFKHRFTEKMFPWFCSAPLRVCPVKTVTKLD; via the exons ATGGCAGCAAACACTTCTCCTCTGGAGTCAGATCtttcctgtgctgtgtgctgtgagatTTTCAAGGATCCTGTAACTCTTCATTGTAACCACAGCTTCTGTAAAGCATGTCTGGATCAGTGCTGGAAAGAGAAGAGAGCTCGGGAGTGTCCCGTGTGCAGGAGGAGGAGTTCAATGGAGGAGCCTCCACTCAATTTTGCTCTCAGGAATATTGTGGAGTCCTTCTTAAATGAACGCAGTCAGAAACCTCCAGCACCTACTGGAATACTCTGCAGTCTGCATGATGAAAAACTGAAGCTGTTCTGTGTGGATGATAAAGAGGCTGTCTGTCTTGTGTGTCAAACTTCAAAGAAACATGAGAATCACAAGTTCCGTCCTGCTCAGGAGGCTGCACAGGATTATAAG GAAGAACTCAAGACTGCGCTGAAGCCCTTGCAGGACAAGCTGAAAAcctttaataaagttaaaaatGAATGTGATAAAACAGCAGAGCACATCAAG AAACAAGCCCAGCACACAGAGAGGCAGATAAAGGAGGAGTTTGAGAAACTTCACCAGTTTCTACGAGATGAAGAAAAGGCCAGGATAGCTGCACTGAGGAGGGAAGAGGAACAAAAGGGAAGAATCATGAAAGAGAAGATTGAAAAACTTACAAGAGAAATCTCATCCCTTTCAGACACAATCAGAGTGATAGAAGAGGAGATGGAAGCTGAAGACATCTTCTTCCTGCAG aagtacaaagacacacagagaag AGCCGAGTGCACACTGCAGGATCCACAGTGTGTTTCAGGAGCGCTGATAGATGTAGCCGAGCACCTGGGCTCTCTGAAGTACAAAGTGTGGGAGAAGATGCTGGGGATTGTTCAATACA CTCCAGTGACTCTGGATCCCAACACGGCACACCCTGAACTGATACTGTCTAAGGATCTAACAAGTGTGAGACGCAGCGATGAGTGGCAGGAGCTTCCTGACAACCCGGAGCGGTTTGATATCTATGCCTGTGTGCTGGGCTCTGAGGGGTTCACTTCAGGGAAACACTGCTGGGACGTGGAACTTGGGAGCAATACTGACTGGGCTCTGGGTGTGACTAAAGTGTCCAGCAAGAGGAAAGGGAAATTCTCTACAAACCCAGGAGAAGGATACTGGATTATATCCGTGGAGGATGGGGATCAGTACTGTGCATGGACCTCACCACTGACGCGACTCATTGTGGAGAAGAAACCCCAGAAGATCAGAGTTCAGCTGGACTGTGACGGGGGGGAGGTGGCATTCTTTGACTCCAGTGATATGAGAAAACCTctctacacttttaaacacagatttactgaGAAGATGTTTCCATGGTTCTGTTCTGCTCCTCTCAGAGTGTGCCCTGTGAAGACAGTTACAAAATTGGACTAG
- the LOC131724949 gene encoding zinc-binding protein A33-like: MASKAHTGILCSLHEEKLKLFCVDDKEAVCVVCQTSKKHENHKLRPVQEAAQYYKGELKTALKPLQDKLESFNEVKNECDETAKHIKKQAQQTERQIKKEFEKLHQFLRDEEKARIAALRREEEQKGRIMKEKIENITREISSLSDTIRGIEEEMEAEDIFFLQKYKDTQRRAECTLQDPQCVSGALIDVAEHLGSLKYKVWEKMLGIVQYTPVTLDPNTAHPNLILSEDLTSVRCSDEGQQLPHNPERFDTYIGVLGSEGFTSGRHCWDVELGSNTYWHLGVTKESSQRKGEFTLNTESGYWILYLRDGDKYWARTSPWTPLTVEKKPQKIRVQLDCDGGEVAFFDSSDMRKPLYTFKHRFTERMFPYFCPVSAPLRVCPVKTVIKVD; this comes from the exons ATGGCTTCTAAAGCACATACTGGAATACTCTGCAGTCTGCATGAAGAGAAACTGAAGCTCTTCTGTGTGGATGATAAAGAggctgtctgtgttgtgtgtcaaaCTTCAAAGAAACATGAGAATCACAAGCTCCGTCCTGTTCAGGAGGCTGCACAGTATTATAAG GGAGAACTCAAGACTGCGCTGAAGCCCTTGCAGGACAAGCTGGAATCCTTTAATGAAGTTAAAAACGAATGTGATGAAACAGCAAAGCACATCAAG AAACAAGCCCAGCAAACAGAGAGGCAGATAAAGAAGGAGTTTGAGAAACTTCACCAGTTTCTACGAGATGAAGAAAAGGCCAGGATAGCTGCACTGAGGAGGGAAGAGGAACAAAAGGGAAGAATCATGAAAGAGAAGATTGAAAATATTACAAGAGAAATCTCATCCCTTTCAGACACAATCCGAGGGATAGAAGAGGAGATGGAAGCTGAAGACATCTTCTTCCTGCAG aagtacaaagacacacagagaag AGCCGAGTGCACACTGCAGGATCCACAGTGTGTTTCAGGAGCGCTGATAGATGTAGCCGAGCACCTGGGCTCTCTGAAGTACAAAGTGTGGGAGAAGATGCTGGGGATTGTTCAATACA CTCCAGTGACTCTGgatcccaacacagcacatcctAATCTGATACTGTCTGAGGATCTAACAAGTGTGAGATGCAGCGATGAGGGACAGCAGCTTCCTCACAACCCAGAGCGGTTTGATACCTATATTGGTGTGCTGGGCTCTGAGGGGTTCACTTCAGGGAGACACTGCTGGGACGTGGAACTGGGGAGCAATACTTACTGGCATCTGGGTGTGACTAAAGAGTCCAGCCAGAGGAAAGGGGAATTCACTCTGAACACAGAATCAGGATACTGGATTTTATACCTGAGGGATGGGGATAAGTACTGGGCAAGGACCTCACCATGGACACCACTCACTGTGGAGAAGAAACCCCAGAAGATCAGAGTTCAGCTGGACTGTGACGGGGGGGAGGTGGCATTCTTTGACTCCAGTGATATGAGAAAACCTctctacacttttaaacacagatttactgaGAGAATGTTTCCATATTTCTGTCCCGTCTCTGCCCCTCTCAGAGTGTGCCCTGTGAAGACAGTTATAAAAGTGGACTAG